Proteins encoded within one genomic window of Fragaria vesca subsp. vesca linkage group LG1, FraVesHawaii_1.0, whole genome shotgun sequence:
- the LOC101299999 gene encoding transmembrane 9 superfamily member 4-like, whose amino-acid sequence MGSLFFFFVLLLSLFPWSHSFYGDVPKDFKKGDTMEVKVNKLSSTTPLPYDYYSLSYCKPPVIINSALSLGEVLRGDLIKNSVYTLKMRETEYCKVACRVKLEATSAKKFKEKIDDGYGVNMILDDLPAAVTFDVSEWHGNKTKIAVNALPVGWKEYGYATEVPVGWKDYGYATEVGNEERHFIYNHLRFTVTYHEDPVTKFSRIVGFEITPYSVNHEYKKWENEKTELFTCTSNSDLLISGLPQEVDTDKEVVFSYDVLFESSDVEWESRWDSYLSSGNQIQLLSLINSLWTLLLLSGVVAMVVVRNLYKDINIYNQLETQDEAQELLGWKVVHGDVFRTPHNATLLCVCVGNGVQLFGMMLTAIIFGLLGFLSPSNRGGLITAMVLLWMFMGLFGGYYSARLFKMFKGTHWKKIAFKTAFMLPATFFGILFMLNVLMWGEKSSGAMPSGTMFSLLLLWFGISAPLVFLGSYLGFKRPPIDDPVKTNEIPRQIPERPWHKIKQLLSVLFAAILPLNVVLNEFLSIWNSIWPDQYSFGFLFMTFVILLVTCSEMAILLCYFQLRSEDYNWWWRAYLTIGSSGLYMFAYSTFYFFTPLEIEKFVPVIIYFGYMLMGSFAFFVLTGTIGFCACFWFVRKIYSSVKFD is encoded by the exons ATGGGCAGCCTCTTCTTCTTCTTTGTCCTTCTACTTTCACTGTTTCCTTGGTCTCACTCTTTCTATGGCGATGTACCTAAGGATTTTAAGAAG GGAGATACTATGGAAGTGAAGGTTAATAAGCTATCATCCACGACACCGCTTCCCTATGACTACTATTCCCTTAGTTACTGCAAGCCCCCAGTAATCATCAACAGTGCTTTAAGCCTTGGAGAAGTTCTTCGAGGTGACCTCATCAAGAATTCAGTCTATACT CTTAAGATGAGAGAGACAGAATACTGCAAAGTTGCATGCCGTGTGAAACTAGAAGCTACTTCTGCCAAAAAGTTCAAGGAGAAAATTGATGATGGATATGGAGTTAATAT GATTCTTGATGATCTTCCTGCTGCAGTTACATTCGACGTGAGTGAGTGGCATGGGAATAAAACAAAGATAGCAGTAAATGCACTCCCAGTTGGCTGGAAGGAATATGGCTATGCTACTGAAGTGCCAGTTGGCTGGAAGGACTATGGCTATGCTACTGAAGTG GGTAACGAGGAAAGACATTTCATTTACAACCACCTGAGATTCACCGTCACGTACCATGAGGATCCAGTGACTAAGTTTTCCCGCATTGTTGGTTTTGAGATTACACCATACAG TGTTAATCATGAGTACAAGAAGTGGGAAAATGAGAAAACTGAGTTGTTCACCTGCACAAGCAATTCTGACCTTTTAATCAGTGGCTTACCACAAGAGGTTGATACTGATAAAGAAGTTGTCTTCTCATATGACGTATTGTTTGAG TCCAGTGATGTAGAGTGGGAATCGCGATGGGACTCGTACCTCTCCAGTGGTAATCAAATCCAATTGTTATCTTTGATCAACTCATTGTGGACTCTGCTTCTTCTTTCTGGAGTAGTAGCCATGGTTGTGGTGAGAAATCTTTACAAGGATATCAACATCTACAATCAGTTGGAGACACAAGATGAGGCTCAGGAACTACTAGGATGGAAAGTAGTCCATGGTGATGTTTTCAGGACACCCCACAATGCTACTTTATTGTGTGTTTGTGTTGGCAATGGTGTCCAACTCTTTGGGATGATGCTCACCGCAATCATCTTTGGTTTGCTTGGTTTCCTTTCACCTTCAAACAGAGGTGGGTTGATTACAGCAATGGTTCTTTTGTGGATGTTCATGGGCTTATTTGGGGGATACTACTCGGCGCGCTTGTTCAAGATGTTTAAAGGCACGCATTGGAAGAAGATTGCATTCAAGACAGCCTTTATGTTGCCTGCTACATTTTTCGGAATACTTTTCATGTTAAATGTCTTAATGTGGGGGGAGAAATCATCAGGTGCAATGCCATCTGGGACAATGTTTTCTCTGCTGCTCTTGTGGTTTGGGATATCGGCGCCATTGGTTTTCTTAGGCAGCTACTTGGGGTTCAAAAGACCACCAATTGATGATCCTGTTAAAACTAATGAAATCCCAAGACAGATTCCTGAACGACCTTGGCACAAAATAAAGCAGCTCTTGTCTGTGCTCTTCGCAGCCATTCTACCACTTAATGTAGTGCTCAATGAGTTCCTCTCTATCTGGAATTCTATATGGCCAGACCAATACTCTTTTGGCTTCCTCTTCATGACATTTGTTATACTTCTAGTCACTTGTTCCGAGATGGCAATTCTACTGTGCTACTTCCAACTTCGCAGCGAAGATTACAATTGGTGGTGGAGAGCATACTTGACCATTGGCTCCTCTGGTCTGTACATGTTTGCATACTCCACATTCTATTTCTTCACCCCTCTGGAGATTGAGAAGTTTGTTCCTGTCATCATCTATTTCGGGTACATGTTAATGGGATCCTTTGCATTCTTTGTCCTGACGGGGACAATAGGCTTCTGCGCCTGCTTCTGGTTTGTTAGGAAGATCTATTCTTCTGTGAAATTTGACTAA